Proteins encoded within one genomic window of Arachis ipaensis cultivar K30076 chromosome B08, Araip1.1, whole genome shotgun sequence:
- the LOC107612158 gene encoding putative Peroxidase 48, with protein sequence MVSWLNVWIMVALLVPVLLSLTNPRGESQTQTQTQTHPKPHSQKQTQTQTLHLPPSLISSSNLFFNERIRDGSNLDYDFYRDTCPQAEDTIRSAVTRIFFDHRDSAPAILRLFFHDCFIQGCDASLLLDDSNGNKNHSIEKQAIPNQTLRGFDKIDLIKEEVEQACPGVVSCADILAVAARDFVLLAGGPFYPVLTGRRDSNQSFYDEANDQIPRPDDNVNRTLRLFSLRGFNERETVSLLGGHNIGKISCEFIQQRLYNFQGTGQPDPTIPVDFLGQMRLNCPENNNTSSTNEVSAFEVSQKENSHSKAGMSYMQALSSSMSSGAAFDTHYFQSLLKGRGLLYADQQLMSHVKTARLVSAYASDDGSTFRMDFARVMLKMSNLDVLTGLQGQVRLNCSQALGS encoded by the exons aTGGTGAGCTGGTTGAACGTGTGGATAATGGTGGCGCTGTTGGTACCGGTGCTTCTCTCCCTCACGAACCCACGCGGCGAATCCCAAACCCAAACCCAAACGCAAACCCATCCCAAACCTCATTCTCAGAAACAGACCCAGACACAAACCCTTCACCTTCCAccttctttaatttcttcttccaatttgttctTCAACGAGAGGATCAGAGATGGCTCCAACTTGGACTACGATTTCTACAGGGATACGTGTCCTCAGGCCGAGGACACTATCCGCTCCGCCGTCACTCGCATCTTCTTCGACCACAGGGATTCCGCCCCCGCCATCCTCCGCCTATTCTTCCATGATTGCTTCATTCAG GGTTGCGATGCTTCATTGTTGTTGGATGATAGCAATGGCAACAAAAACCATTCCATCGAGAAGCAGGCTATTCCGAATCAAACCTTGAGAGGTTTCGACAAAATCGACTTGATCAAGGAGGAGGTGGAACAAGCTTGTCCTGGAGTTGTGTCTTGTGCTGATATACTTGCCGTCGCGGCTAGAGATTTTGTTCTTTTG GCTGGTGGGCCATTCTATCCAGTTCTAACAGGACGGAGGGATAGCAATCAATCATTTTATGATGAAGCAAATGATCAGATTCCCAGACCTGACGATAACGTTAATCGCACGCTGCGGCTGTTCAGTCTCCGAGGATTTAATGAAAGAGAAACAGTCAGCCTTCTTG GGGGGCACAACATAGGAAAAATCAGCTGCGAATTCATTCAGCAAAGACTCTACAACTTCCAAGGCACCGGCCAACCAGACCCCACTATACCTGTCGATTTCCTTGGTCAGATGAGGCTAAACTGCCCAGAAAACAACAATACCAGCAGCACTAATGAGGTTTCTGCATTCGAAGTTTCGCAGAAGGAAAATAGTCATTCAAAAGCAGGGATGTCATACATGCAGGCATTGTCATCTTCTATGTCATCTGGAGCAGCATTCGACACTCACTATTTCCAAAGTTTGTTGAAGGGAAGGGGGCTGCTCTATGCCGATCAGCAGCTGATGTCTCATGTGAAGACTGCAAGATTGGTCTCTGCTTATGCTTCGGATGACGGATCAACCTTTCGCATGGATTTCGCCAGGGTTATGTTGAAAATGTCTAATCTTGATGTTCTAACTGGACTTCAGGGTCAGGTTCGCCTTAATTGCTCGCAAGCTTTAGGTTCTTAA